In the Streptomyces cinnamoneus genome, TGGTCACCTTGACGGGGTAGAGCTGCTTGAAGGCGCTCCACAGCCGCTCCAGGTCCCACTCCTCGGCGAAGCCCTCGACGGTCTCCTGGCGGATGTAGTCGTCGATGGTGTCGTCCATGAAGTGCTGGATCTGCTCGTGCAGGTCCTCGCCCTCCAGGACGCGGCGGCGCTCGGCGTAGATGACCTCACGCTGGCGGTTGAGGACCTCGTCGTACTTCAGGACGTTCTTACGGGTCTCGAAGTTCTGCTGCTCGACCTGCGACTGGGCGGAGGCGATGGCACGGGTGACCATCTTGTTCTCGATCGGCACGTCGTCGGGGACGTTGGCCATGGCCATGACGCGCTCGACCATCTGGGCCTTGAACAGGCGCATCAGGTCGTCGCCCAGGGACAGGTAGAAGCGGGACTCGCCGGGGTCGCCCTGTCGGCCGGAACGGCCGCGCAGCTGGTTGTCGATGCGGCGGGACTCGTGGCGCTCGGTGCCCAGGACGTACAGGCCGCCCAGCTCCTTGACCTCCTCGAACTCCGCCTTGACCGCGGCCTCGGCCTTCTCCAGGGCTGCGGGCAGCGCGGCGGCCCACTCCTCGACGTGCTCCACCGGGTCCAGGCCGCGCTGGCGCAGCTCCGCCTCGGCGAGGTCGTCGGGGTTGCCGCCGAGCTTGATGTCGGTACCACGGCCGGCCATGTTGGTGGCGACGGTGACGGCGCCCTTGCGGCCGGCCTGGGCGACGATCGACGCCTCGCGCTCGTGGTGCTTGGCGTTGAGCACCTCGTGCTGGATGCCGCGCTTGGACAGCTGCTGCGAGAGGTACTCGGACTTCTCGACCGAGGTGGTGCCGACCAGGATCGGCTGGCCCTTCTCGTGCTTCTCCGCGATGTCCTCGACGACGGCGGCGAACTTCGCGACCTCGGTGCGGTAGATGAGGTCGGACTGGTCCTTGCGGACCATCGGCCGGTTCGTCGGGATCGGCACCACGCCGAGCTTGTAGATCTGGTGGAACTCGGCGGCCTCGGTCATGGCCGTACCGGTCATACCGGACAGCTTGTTGTAGAGGCGGAAGAAGTTCTGGAGGGTGATCGTGGCGAGCGTCTGGTTCTCGTCCTTGATGTCCACCCCTTCCTTCGCCTCGATGGCCTGGTGCATGCCCTCGTTGTAGCGGCGGCCGGCGAGGATACGGCCGGTGTGCTCGTCGACGATCATGACTTCGCCGTCCATGACGACGTAGTCCTTGTCCTTCTTGAACAGTTCCTTCGCCTTGATGGCGTTGTTCAGATAGCCGACGAGCGGGGTGTTGACCGACTCGTAGAGGTTGTCGATGCCCAGCCAGTCCTCGACCTTGCTCACGCCGGCCTCGTGGATGGCGACCGTGCGCTTCTTCTCGTCGACCTCGTAGTCGCCGGTCTCCTCGACGCCCTTCTGCGGGTTCGCCGGCTCACCCTTGGTCAGCCGGGTGACCAGCTTGGCGAAGTCGCCGTACCACTTGGTGGCCTGGTCGGCGGGGCCGGAGATGATCAGCGGCGTACGGGCCTCGTCGACCAGGATGGAGTCGACCTCGTCGACCACGGCGAAGTTGTGGCCGCGCTGCACCAGCTCCTCCTGCGACCACGCCATGTTGTCGCGGAGGTAGTCGAAGCCGAACTCGTTGTTCGTGCCGTAGGTGATGTCGCAGGCGTACTGCTCGCGGCGCTGCGCCGGCGTCATGTTGGCGAGGATGCAGCCCACGGACAGGCCGAGGAACTTGTGCACCCGGCCCATCAGTTCCGAGTCGCGCTCGGCGAGGTAGTCGTTCACCGTGATCAGGTGGACGCCGTCGCCGGAGAGGGCGTTCAGGTACGCGGGGAGGGTGCCGACGAGGGTCTTGCCCTCACCGGTCTTCATCTCCGCGACGTATCCCATGTGCAGGGCGGCGCCGCCCATGAGCTGCACGTCGTAGTGACGCTGGCCGAGCACCCGCTTTGCGGCCTCGCGGACGGTCGCGAAGGCCTCGGGCATCAGGTCGTCCAGGCTCTCGCCATCGGCGTACCGCTGCTTGTACTCCTCGGTCAGGGCACGCAGCTCGGCGTCGGAGAGGCCGACGAAGTCCTCTTCGATGGAATTGACCTGGTCCGCGATGCGGTGCAGCTTGCGCAGGATCTTGCCTTCTCCTGCACGCATGATCTTGCCGAAGACGGACACGTAGGCTGGCTCCTTGCCGGTCGGGCCTGGGCACGGTGGGGTGCGCGGGCACGACGGGACAGTCCCCGCCGCAACGGCCATCGTAAGCGAGGACCCCACCGCGCCGGGAGGTCCGTCATTGCCGAGGCCGGGTGTCACCCGCAGTGAGAACGAACGGCGGTCCCCGAAGGTGCCGGGCGGCGATGATTCGGGCTCATTCTCCACCTCCCTCCCTAGACTCCGGCCATGGAGCCCATAAGCCTGAAAACAGACCGCCTCGTCCTGCGCCCCTTCGCGCCGTCGGACGCGCCCGCCGTCCACGCGGCCTGTCAGGAACCGGACATTCCGCGCTATACGAGCGCACCCTCCCCTTATACGCCCGAGCACGCGCGCGTGTTCGTCGAGGACACCTGCCCCAAAGGCTGGCGGGAGGACTCCCTGTACACCTTCGGCCTCTTCACCCGGGACGACGCACAGCGGCTGGTGGGCTCGATGTGCCTCGTCCGGCTCGCGCTGTCCACGCCCGAACGCCAGGCCGAGCTGGGCTACTGGACGGCGAAGGAGCAGCGCGGCCGCGGCTACACCGTGGAGGCGGCGCGCGAGGTGGTCCGCTGGAGCTTCGCGGACCTGGGCGTGGAACGCATGGAGTGGTACGCGGAGGCCGGCAACGAGGCGTCGCGCGCGGTGGCCCTGAAGATCGGATTCCGGATGGAGGGCACCATGCGCGCGAAGATCCCCTACAACGGCACCCGCCGCGACGCCTGGGTCGGCTCGCTGCTGCCCTCCGACCTGGGGCTGCCGACGGACGCCGCCTACCTGCCCTTCCCGGAGCGCGGCTGATCGCCACGGCCGTTGTCAGTGGCCGCCCCTAAGGTGTGCCGCATGACAACTGCCGCCGCCGCACAGGGCCGTGGGGCCCGGGTCCGCTCCCGTGCCGACCTCCCGCACCGGGCCGAAGCCGAGCTCTCCGCCGACGAGGCGCGTCGCATCGCGCTGCGCGCCCAGGGCCTGCTGGGCGCACCCGACCGGCGGGCGGGGGTACGGGGGGTGCTGCGCCGGCTGGGGGCGGTCCAGCTGGACACGATCTCGGTGCTGGCCCGGTCGCACGAACTGGTGCCGTACGCCCGGCTCGGCGCCATCGGGCGGGACGCGGTCGAGTCGGCGTACTGGAGCGGAGACCGCGCCTTCGAGTACTGGTCGCACGCCGCCTGTCTGCTGCCCGTCGAGGAGTGGCCGCTCTTCGCCTTCCGGCGCCGGGCCTTCCAGGCGCGCGGGCACCGCTGGCACGTGATGGCGGACGCCGAGCGCTCCTGCGCGGCCGTCCGGGACCGTCTGAAGGCCGACGGCCCCCTGACGGCCACGGAACTGGGCGGCGCCAAGAACGGCGGCGAGTGGTACGACTGGTCCGAGACGAAGATCGCGGTCGAATGGCTGCTCGACACCGGCGAGGTCGTCTGCACCCGGCGCCGCGGCTGGAAGCGCGTGTACGACCTGGCCGAGCGCGCGGTGCCGGACGAGCTCTTCCACGACGACCTCGACGACGCCACGTGCACACGGCGCCTGGTGGCGCAGGCCGGCGCGGCGATGGGCGTGGCCACCCGGGCGGACCTGGCGGACTACCACCGGCTCAAGGGCGAGCAGGTCGACGCGGTGATAGCGGACACGGGCCTGGTGCCGGTCGAGGTGGCGGGCTGGGGCAAGCCGGCGTGGGCCGATCCGGCGGCGCTGGCCACCGAGCCCCGGGGACGGCATCGCACGACGCTGCTCTCGCCGTTCGACTCACTGGTGTGGGACCGGCCGCGCACGGAGCGGATGTTCGGCTTCACCCACCGGCTGGAGGCCTACGTGCCCAAGGAGAAGCGGGTCCACGGCTATTTCGCCATGCCGCTGCTGACGGGCGGCCGGCTGGCGGGCCGCGTGGATCCCGCGCGCGACGGCAGGACGCTGGTGGCCCGGCAGGTGTCCCTCGCGGGTCCGAAGGCCGTCGAGCCCATGGCGCGTGCGTTGTGGGAGGCGGCCGGCTGGGTGGGCTGCGACGCGGTGCGGATCGAGCGCTGCGACGACGCGGAGCTGGCGGCGCGCCTGCGGGCGGCGGTCGCCTGAGCACGGTGCGGGTGCCCTCCTCCGCCCTCCTGCCGGGCGGCGGCTCCCTGGGTCAGCGGATCTCCAGGATCTTCTCCCGCATCGCATAGACCACGGCCTCCATGCGCGAGTGCAGCTGGAGCTTCTCCAGGATGTTGCGCACGTGGTTCTTCACCGTGTTCTCGCTGATGAACAACTCCTTGGCGATGTCACGGTTGTTCATACCGGTGGCGACGAGCTTGAGCACCTCGAGCTCGCGGTCGGTGAGCCGCGGCGCCGGCACGAGCCGCCGCTCGTCGGTCCGCTGGATCATCGACTTGAACTCGGTGAGCAGCTTCGACGCCATCGAGGGGCTGATCTGCGACTGCCCGTCGGCGACGGCGCGGATCGCCGTCGCCACCTCGTCGGTGGAGATCTCCTTGAGGAGGTAGCCGGTGGCTCCGGCCTTGATGGCGTCGTAGAGGTCGGCTTCCTCGTCGCTGATCGTCAGCATGATGATCTTCGCGCTGGGGGCCACCTCCTTGATGGAGGTGCAGGCCTCGATGCCGCCGCGCTTGGGCATCCGCACGTCCATCAGCACGATGTCGGGCAGCAGGTCGGCCGCCTTGTCCACGGCCTCGGCGCCGTCGCCCGCCTCCCCGACGACCAGGATGTCCTCCTCCTGCGCCAGGACGATCTCCAGACCGCGCCGGAAGAGCGCGTGGTCGTCCACGACCAGGACCCTGATCGGCTCCTCGCGGGTGGTGCCCCCGCCCCGGTCCGCGCAGCGTGCGCCCTCGTCGTCGTCATCGCCGGGCACGAGTACGGGCCCGAACCTCTCCGCCATCGTTCCTCCCCCTCGAGGCCGGCCCCTCGCCGTCGGTCGGTGCTGTACCGCGCCAATCGATTCCGGCGGACCGGCGGTTGGCCGCCCGGCCATGATTTCATGCCGGACCGCCGGGATCGGCTTTCCCGGCCGCACGGTGGTGCCCCGGGAGCGTGGAACGCTCCTGGGGCACCGTCACACGGTCTGCGGCTCACCCGGGCCACGGCCGGTCGTTTCCGGCCACGGCCCCGCGCTCAGCCGCCCAGCTCCCCGCCCGCACCACCGGGCTCTCCTTCGAAGAGCGGGTCGGCGTTGAGGTGGATGACGCCGTAGTCATAGGCGTGGCGTCGGTAGACGACGCTGGGCATCTTTGTCTCGGAGTCGACGAAGAGATAGAAGTCGTGGCCGACCAACTCCATTTCGTAGAGCGCCTGATCGAGAGTCATCGGCGCGGCGGAGTGGGTCTTCTCGCGGACCACCAGGGGGCCTTCTCCCCTGATCTCCAGTGGTCCGATGTGGGTGACGGGCACCTCGCCCTCGCCCTGCTCCGTGGTGAGTTCACCGCTGGCGTTGATCCCCGCGGCACCGATCACCGTCGCCGCGACGCCGGACGCCGGGATCCGGCCGTTGCCCCGGCGGTCGTGCCGCTTGTCGTGCTCCTTGCGCAGCCGGGCCTCGAGTTTGGCGGCGGCCAGGTCGAGCGCAGCATAGGGATCCGTCGCCGCCGCCTCCGCCCGGATCACCGGTCCACGCGAACGTACGGTGATCTCCACGCGGTCGGAGCGGTCGGACTGCCTGGGGTTGGGCTCCTTGGACACCTCCACGTCGAGGCTGATCACCTTGCCGTCGAGCTTCTGGACCTTGTCCAGCTTCAGCTTCTCGGCCACGTGCTTGCGAAACCGCTCGGGCACCTCTGTCTTGCGGCCCTTGACGACGATGTCCACGCAGAACTCCGTTCCCGGATCGCTCCGCCGAAGGTTGCGGAGCGCATCCCTCTTGCATCAGGCTCCGGGGATCCCCAGAGCCACCGACTAGGCGGTTTTCACCTCCTCCTCCCCAGGGGACAAGATCCACACCCCACCGGCTGCGCGCTTCCTTCCAGCTTCGATGAAGGGATACGAAGCGCGCCAATCGGAGATTTGAGGCATAGCTCCTGCCATTCCTCACAACCGAACATATCTCGCTCGGAAGCCCGTCGGTACCCCCTGTTGCAACGTACCTCCATTCAGGTGTTTTCCTGCCGTTTCCCACAGGAACGCGTTACGTTCCACGCCAGTTCCGGTTGTTTTCGAAACTTCGCGATGCAGCTGCGATCACCGCGGCACCGGCAACCGGCCCACCCGACAGCCGGACCGCACGGGCCGCCTCCGCCAGGGAAGCGCCCGTCGTCATCAGGTCGTCCACCAGCACCACCGGCCCTCCGGTCCGCCACAGCCGGCTCACCCCCGCGGCTACCCCCATTGCCCCTGACACATTCGCCCGGCGCTGCCGGGCGTCGAGCCCGGCCTGGTCCGCCACCGCGCGCCGCAGGCGCAGCACCGGGGCCACCCGCGCGGGCACCCCGGCCCCCCGCAGCTCCCGGGCCGCCGCCAGCGCGAGGCGCCGCCCCGCGTCATGGCCCCGCCCGGCCACCGACCTCCGCGCGGAAGGCACCGGGACGAGCAGTAACGGCCCGCTCGGGCCCCGCCCGCCCCACCCCGCTGCTGTGTGACCGGCCCCCCGCACCACACCCGCCAGCGCGGCGCCCAGCGGTTTCGCCAGAGCGAGCGCACCCCGCTCCTTGTGCGCGAGCAGCACCGACCGCACACCCTCCGCATAGGGAGCGGCCGCGTGCACGGGCGGCAGCCCCGGCGGTTCCGGATCGGGCCGTACACGCCGGGCCTCCCGCCCGTTCAGCCGCGCACCGCAGCGCGCGCACAACACGGACCGCGGCAGGCCGCACCCCGCGCATTCGGCCGGCATCACCAGGCCGGCCATCTCCTGCCACCACCCGCGCATGGAACCACTCTCCCGCCGCGGAGGCCCCCTCGCCACCCCTGTGGATAACCTCCCGGGCAGGGCTACGACCAGCGACGACGCGTGACCGCCCGCTGTCGCGGCAGCCGGCGGGCCGCCCGGGCGGACAGCGGCGCACGCCGTCGCACGGCCGAGGGCGTCACCCCGGATAGACCGGAGCCGAGCCCTCCTTGCCCACGAGCTTCCAGTTGGTGTCCGGCAGCAGCCGCACGATGCCGCCCTCGCCCTCGGCGACCAGCGCCTGGGACTTGGCGGGGTTCTCCGAGGCGGCGACGCCGCGCACGCCCGTGATGCCGGGCAGGCCGGCGCCGTTGCCCTGCGAGCCGTCCGTCTCCACGTACTGCAGCTGCTGGAGCCCGCCCTGCTCGCTGCCGGCCACCAGGAGCCGGCTCGCCCCCGCCCAGGACACCGCGCTGACGTCCTCCAGCCGCGGCGCCACGGAGCGCAGCTCCTGCACCGACAACGTCGTCCGTCCCGCGCTCGCGTGCCGCTCGACCCTGCCGAGCTTGAGGGTCGTATGGTCGCCCTTCGTCACCAACAGCGCCACCCGCACCCCGTCCGCGGCCACCCGCAGCCCGGTGACACGGCCGTCGAGCCCCGCCACCGGCACCTCCTCCGGCGCCCCGGTGCCGCCGGGCAGGCGCAGCAGCCTGGGCCGGTCCGGGTCCTGGTCGGCCACCCACAGGTCACCGAGCCCGTCCCAGCTCGGCGCCGTCAGCCCCGTCTTCGGCGCCGTGCCCCCGTGGACGGCCAGCCGGGCCTCGCCGAGCGCCGCGCCGGCCCGCATGGCCGTCACATACAGCGACTGGCCGTTCGCCGATACGCCCGCGGCATGCCCGTCACCGCGTTCCACCGCCACCGACCGCAGCGGCACACCGCCGTCCGCACCCAGCGGACCGGGTACCCGGTGCGCCTCGTCGTCGCCGTCGGTCAGGGCGACCATCCGGTGCTGACCGTCGACGAAGTACTGCCGGCCCGGCCGGCCCGACGTCTGCTCGGAGGCGTACGACTTCGCCTCCTCCTTGCCGAGCACGCACAGCCGCGAGCCGTCCTTGCGCTGCAACGTCACGTCCGTGACCTTGGCCGACTCCTGGACCGTGTACAGCAGCTGCGCTGCCATGCGCAGGCACTGCTCCTGGCTGGCGCCCGCCACCCGGTCGTTGAGCCGCACCTTGAGCGCGTTGGAGTCGTCCAGCGACAGCCGCCGGTCCTCCAGGCGCGTACCGCTCGGGAAGGACGTCACGGCGACCGGGTCGAGCCAGCCCGTGGGCCCGTCCAGCAGCGCCCGCACGGTCGTGGTCACCGTGTCTATGCGCTTGCGCAGATAGACGGGGTCCGCGACGAGCCCCGGCCGGGCCTTGCCCGAGCCGCCCTCGCCGCTCCCCCGCTCAGCGAAGTAGTACTTGTTGACCGAACGGTAGATGCGCTGGAAGTCCGAGACACCGATCACCAGCCCGGCGTTCAGCTGGTCGATGCGCCACTCGCCGTCCTCCCGCGCCATGTGCAGCTGGGTCTTGAAGTCCTGCTCCTCCGGCGTGTACGCGTGCTTGGCGTCCACCGTCGCGACCTGCCGGCCGGTCAGCGTCACCGTGTAGGAACCCTGCTCCCGGTCCCCGCCGATGCGCTCCACCTTCACCTGCGGCGTCGCGGACAGCACCGTGGTGCGCGCCGACGGGTCCCACTGGCGCTTCACCGACTTCGCCAGGTACATCCGGGCCGTCTCGTAGTCCGGATCGTCACTGGTCGTCGCCTCCAGGAAGCCCGTCACGAGCTCCATCGGCTGCTCCGCCTTGCGCGGCGGCACGCCGTAGACACGCACCTGCGCGTCCGCGTCGGCGCGCTGCGAGGAGTCCACCGAGCTCACCTCGCCGCTGCCCGGCATCGACGCGCAGCCGGCCAGCAGCGCGCCGCAGGCCGCCAGCGCGACCAGACCCGCCGTACGCCGACGGCCGGTGCCCCTACCCCTGACCGTCACGGTCGCCTCCGGTCGCGTCGCGGCCATGCCCCGCGGGCTTGTCGTTCCTCACCCCGCCGTGCCGCGTCACCACGCGCGCACCGCTGCCGGGCAGCGCCGTCGGATCGGCCGTCGCCCGGACGTTCCGCGCCTGGGGCGGTACGGACACCGCCGACGCCTGCGGCTGGGGCGCGGGCGAGCCGCGACCCGGCAGCACGGGCGGCATCCCGGCCTCGTTCATCCCGCGGTTGCGCCGCGAGTCCTCCGGCTCCAGCGGGATCGGCGAACCGCGCAGCGTGTCGCCCGCCGTACGCGGCAGGGTCAGCCGGAACTGCGAGCCGCCGCCCGGCTCGCCCCAGGCCTGCAACCAGCCGCCGTGCAGCCGGGCGTCCTCCACGGCGATCGACAGGCCGAGGCCCGTGCCGCCGGTCGTCCGGGCCCGGGCCGGGTCGGCCCGCCAGAAGCGGTTGAACACGCGGGTCGCCTCACCGGGCTTGAGCCCCACGCCGTAGTCGCGCACCGCGACCGCGACCGCGCCGCCGGCCGCGGCCAGCCGTACGGCCACGTCCTTGCCCTCGCCGTGCTCCACGGCGTTGACCACCAGGTTGCGCAGCACGCGCTCCACCCGCCGGGCGTCCGCCTCCACGATCACCGGCTGCTCGCCGCCGCGCACCAGCAACCTGCTGCCCTTGCGGTCCGCCAGCGGAAGCGCCCCGTCTATCACCCGGTTCACCACGTCCCGCAGGTCTATCGGCTCGGCCTCCAGCGCCGCCGCGCCCGCGTCGAACCGGCTGATCTCCAGCAGGTCGGCCAGCAGCGACTCGAACCGGTCCAGCTGCCCGAACAGCAGCTCCGCCGACCGCGCGGTGACCGGGTCGAAGGAGTCCCGCGCCTCGTGGATGACGTCGGCCGCCATGCGTACGGTCGTCAGCGGCGTCCGCAGCTCGTGCGAGACGTCGGAGACGAACCGCCGCTGCATCCGCGACAGCTCCTCCAGCTGCTGGATCTTCACCTGGAGGTTCTGCGCCATCTTGTTGAAGGCCTCGCCCAGACGCGCGATGTCGTCCTCACCGGTGACCTTCATCCGCTCCTGCAGCACACCGGCGGCCAGCCGCTCGGAGATGCTCGCCGCCATCCGCACCGGGGTGACGATCTGCCGCACCACCAGCCAGGCGATGGCACCCAGCAGCACCACCACGAACACACCGGCCGTCGTCAGCGTGCCCTTGACCAGACTGAGCGACTTCTCCTCCTGAGTGAACGGGAAGAGGTAGTACAGCTGGTACGGCTTGCCGTTGACGTCGTAGAGCCGCTTGCCGACGATCAGCGCCGGCTCACCCTCGTCCGAGGCGCTGCGCTTGATCGTTCCGGGCTTCTCGAACGTCCCGGTCCTGCTGTCCAGCTGCCGCCGCAGATCGGCGGGCACGCTCAGCTCGGGGTCGATGTCACCGGACGCGCGCGGACCGCGCGTGCCGCCGCCCACGTACGAGGTGTCGCCGCTGTCGCCCGCGCTGAGCGCCACCACGTGGTAGACGCCCTGACCGCCGCTGGCCAGCTGCTGCACGAGGGCCGTCAGCCACGCGCCGGGGTCCGGGTTGGCCCGGCCGCCGGAGGGGGTGCCGTCCTGGCCCCGGCCGTCGGCCCCCGGGTCGGCGGCCGCGCGGGCCGCCTTGAAACCGCCCTCGGCCTGGCTCTGCGAAGCGTGCTGCTTCGCCTCCAGCAGGCCGTTGCGCACCTGCCCGATGACCACCAGGCCGAGGAGCAGGACCACGCCGAGCGACATCAGCAGCGTGGTGGCCACCACCCGCAGCTGGATGTTGCGCCGCCACAGCCGCATCGCGGGGAGCAGCGGACGCCGCACCCAGCGCACGTACAGCCGCAGCAGCGGGTGCACCGGCGCCGTGGCCGCACCGTCCGGCAGCAGCCTGCCGGCACGCCACAGACGCCTCAGGAAAGATATGCCGCCCGCCGTGTCGACGGGCCGCCCCGCGTCCCGCTCCGGGGCGGCACCGTTGCCCGACATGTCAGCTCGGCCCCGCCTTGTAGCCCACACCACGGACGGTCACCACGATCTCCGGCCGCTCGGGGTCCTTCTCGACCTTCGAGCGCAGCCGCTGTACGTGTACGTTCACCAGCCGCGTGTCGGCGGCGTGGCGGTAGCCCCAGACCTGCTCCAGGAGCACCTCACGGGTGAACACCTGCCACGGCTTGCGCGCCAGCGCCACCAGCAGGTCGAACTCGAGCGGCGTCAGCGCGATCGACTGGCCGTCGCGCTTCACCGAGTGCCCGGCCACGTCGATGACGAGGTCACCGATCGCCAGCTGCTCCGGCGCCGGCTCCTCCGACCTCCGCAGCCGCGCCCGGATCCGGGCCACGAGCTCCTTCGGCTTGAACGGCTTGACGATGTAGTCGTCCGCGCCGGATTCCAGCCCGACCACGACGTCGACCGTGTCGCTCTTCGCGGTCAGCATCACGATCGGCACCCCGGACTCGGCGCGGATCAGCCTGCACACCTCAATGCCGTCACGGCCCGGCAGCATCAGATCCAGCAATACAAGATCCGGTTTGGCCTCCCGAAAAGCGGCGAGTGCCTTGTCGCCGTCCGCTACGAACGACGGCTCGAAACCCTCACCACGAAGCACGATTCCGAGCATCTCGGCCAGTGCGGTGTCGTCGTCGACGACAAGGACGCGTCCCTTCATATCGACATCATCCCATTACCCGATCGTGACCTGGCACACAGCTCCGCCAAACCCTCCTCCGTCACGGGGGAAACAACCCCGTTTTCCGTGACAATCGCGGTCACCAACTCGGGCGGTGTGATATCGAACGCAGGGTTGTAGGCCTGCGTTCCGAGCGGTGCGAGGGGCG is a window encoding:
- the secA gene encoding preprotein translocase subunit SecA, with translation MSVFGKIMRAGEGKILRKLHRIADQVNSIEEDFVGLSDAELRALTEEYKQRYADGESLDDLMPEAFATVREAAKRVLGQRHYDVQLMGGAALHMGYVAEMKTGEGKTLVGTLPAYLNALSGDGVHLITVNDYLAERDSELMGRVHKFLGLSVGCILANMTPAQRREQYACDITYGTNNEFGFDYLRDNMAWSQEELVQRGHNFAVVDEVDSILVDEARTPLIISGPADQATKWYGDFAKLVTRLTKGEPANPQKGVEETGDYEVDEKKRTVAIHEAGVSKVEDWLGIDNLYESVNTPLVGYLNNAIKAKELFKKDKDYVVMDGEVMIVDEHTGRILAGRRYNEGMHQAIEAKEGVDIKDENQTLATITLQNFFRLYNKLSGMTGTAMTEAAEFHQIYKLGVVPIPTNRPMVRKDQSDLIYRTEVAKFAAVVEDIAEKHEKGQPILVGTTSVEKSEYLSQQLSKRGIQHEVLNAKHHEREASIVAQAGRKGAVTVATNMAGRGTDIKLGGNPDDLAEAELRQRGLDPVEHVEEWAAALPAALEKAEAAVKAEFEEVKELGGLYVLGTERHESRRIDNQLRGRSGRQGDPGESRFYLSLGDDLMRLFKAQMVERVMAMANVPDDVPIENKMVTRAIASAQSQVEQQNFETRKNVLKYDEVLNRQREVIYAERRRVLEGEDLHEQIQHFMDDTIDDYIRQETVEGFAEEWDLERLWSAFKQLYPVKVTIEELEEAAGDRAGITAEFIAESVKDDIHEQYAAREEQLGSDIMRELERRVVLSVLDRKWREHLYEMDYLQEGIGLRAMAQKDPLVEYQREGFDMFTAMMEGIKEESVGYLFNLEVQVDQQLEEVPVQDEERPSLQKVQDTVPAARPEIRAKGLAAPQRPDRLHFSAPTVDGEGGTIETDFASDDTGEFRSEADGLTRAERRKAQKNASGGRRRKK
- a CDS encoding GNAT family N-acetyltransferase; translated protein: MEPISLKTDRLVLRPFAPSDAPAVHAACQEPDIPRYTSAPSPYTPEHARVFVEDTCPKGWREDSLYTFGLFTRDDAQRLVGSMCLVRLALSTPERQAELGYWTAKEQRGRGYTVEAAREVVRWSFADLGVERMEWYAEAGNEASRAVALKIGFRMEGTMRAKIPYNGTRRDAWVGSLLPSDLGLPTDAAYLPFPERG
- a CDS encoding winged helix-turn-helix domain-containing protein, with protein sequence MTTAAAAQGRGARVRSRADLPHRAEAELSADEARRIALRAQGLLGAPDRRAGVRGVLRRLGAVQLDTISVLARSHELVPYARLGAIGRDAVESAYWSGDRAFEYWSHAACLLPVEEWPLFAFRRRAFQARGHRWHVMADAERSCAAVRDRLKADGPLTATELGGAKNGGEWYDWSETKIAVEWLLDTGEVVCTRRRGWKRVYDLAERAVPDELFHDDLDDATCTRRLVAQAGAAMGVATRADLADYHRLKGEQVDAVIADTGLVPVEVAGWGKPAWADPAALATEPRGRHRTTLLSPFDSLVWDRPRTERMFGFTHRLEAYVPKEKRVHGYFAMPLLTGGRLAGRVDPARDGRTLVARQVSLAGPKAVEPMARALWEAAGWVGCDAVRIERCDDAELAARLRAAVA
- a CDS encoding response regulator, producing the protein MAERFGPVLVPGDDDDEGARCADRGGGTTREEPIRVLVVDDHALFRRGLEIVLAQEEDILVVGEAGDGAEAVDKAADLLPDIVLMDVRMPKRGGIEACTSIKEVAPSAKIIMLTISDEEADLYDAIKAGATGYLLKEISTDEVATAIRAVADGQSQISPSMASKLLTEFKSMIQRTDERRLVPAPRLTDRELEVLKLVATGMNNRDIAKELFISENTVKNHVRNILEKLQLHSRMEAVVYAMREKILEIR
- the hpf gene encoding ribosome hibernation-promoting factor, HPF/YfiA family; protein product: MDIVVKGRKTEVPERFRKHVAEKLKLDKVQKLDGKVISLDVEVSKEPNPRQSDRSDRVEITVRSRGPVIRAEAAATDPYAALDLAAAKLEARLRKEHDKRHDRRGNGRIPASGVAATVIGAAGINASGELTTEQGEGEVPVTHIGPLEIRGEGPLVVREKTHSAAPMTLDQALYEMELVGHDFYLFVDSETKMPSVVYRRHAYDYGVIHLNADPLFEGEPGGAGGELGG
- a CDS encoding ComF family protein; this encodes MRGWWQEMAGLVMPAECAGCGLPRSVLCARCGARLNGREARRVRPDPEPPGLPPVHAAAPYAEGVRSVLLAHKERGALALAKPLGAALAGVVRGAGHTAAGWGGRGPSGPLLLVPVPSARRSVAGRGHDAGRRLALAAARELRGAGVPARVAPVLRLRRAVADQAGLDARQRRANVSGAMGVAAGVSRLWRTGGPVVLVDDLMTTGASLAEAARAVRLSGGPVAGAAVIAAASRSFENNRNWRGT
- a CDS encoding LpqB family beta-propeller domain-containing protein, which codes for MAATRPEATVTVRGRGTGRRRTAGLVALAACGALLAGCASMPGSGEVSSVDSSQRADADAQVRVYGVPPRKAEQPMELVTGFLEATTSDDPDYETARMYLAKSVKRQWDPSARTTVLSATPQVKVERIGGDREQGSYTVTLTGRQVATVDAKHAYTPEEQDFKTQLHMAREDGEWRIDQLNAGLVIGVSDFQRIYRSVNKYYFAERGSGEGGSGKARPGLVADPVYLRKRIDTVTTTVRALLDGPTGWLDPVAVTSFPSGTRLEDRRLSLDDSNALKVRLNDRVAGASQEQCLRMAAQLLYTVQESAKVTDVTLQRKDGSRLCVLGKEEAKSYASEQTSGRPGRQYFVDGQHRMVALTDGDDEAHRVPGPLGADGGVPLRSVAVERGDGHAAGVSANGQSLYVTAMRAGAALGEARLAVHGGTAPKTGLTAPSWDGLGDLWVADQDPDRPRLLRLPGGTGAPEEVPVAGLDGRVTGLRVAADGVRVALLVTKGDHTTLKLGRVERHASAGRTTLSVQELRSVAPRLEDVSAVSWAGASRLLVAGSEQGGLQQLQYVETDGSQGNGAGLPGITGVRGVAASENPAKSQALVAEGEGGIVRLLPDTNWKLVGKEGSAPVYPG
- the mtrB gene encoding MtrAB system histidine kinase MtrB, giving the protein MSGNGAAPERDAGRPVDTAGGISFLRRLWRAGRLLPDGAATAPVHPLLRLYVRWVRRPLLPAMRLWRRNIQLRVVATTLLMSLGVVLLLGLVVIGQVRNGLLEAKQHASQSQAEGGFKAARAAADPGADGRGQDGTPSGGRANPDPGAWLTALVQQLASGGQGVYHVVALSAGDSGDTSYVGGGTRGPRASGDIDPELSVPADLRRQLDSRTGTFEKPGTIKRSASDEGEPALIVGKRLYDVNGKPYQLYYLFPFTQEEKSLSLVKGTLTTAGVFVVVLLGAIAWLVVRQIVTPVRMAASISERLAAGVLQERMKVTGEDDIARLGEAFNKMAQNLQVKIQQLEELSRMQRRFVSDVSHELRTPLTTVRMAADVIHEARDSFDPVTARSAELLFGQLDRFESLLADLLEISRFDAGAAALEAEPIDLRDVVNRVIDGALPLADRKGSRLLVRGGEQPVIVEADARRVERVLRNLVVNAVEHGEGKDVAVRLAAAGGAVAVAVRDYGVGLKPGEATRVFNRFWRADPARARTTGGTGLGLSIAVEDARLHGGWLQAWGEPGGGSQFRLTLPRTAGDTLRGSPIPLEPEDSRRNRGMNEAGMPPVLPGRGSPAPQPQASAVSVPPQARNVRATADPTALPGSGARVVTRHGGVRNDKPAGHGRDATGGDRDGQG